From the genome of Podospora pseudoanserina strain CBS 124.78 chromosome 7 map unlocalized CBS124.78p_7.2, whole genome shotgun sequence, one region includes:
- a CDS encoding uncharacterized protein (MEROPS:MER0156574; EggNog:ENOG503PY2D; COG:S) encodes MTKPGLWDRSKRRLKSYVARTKLRIAAALISSTNDSEFSEDDYDSDEYDDDDSEDSDDDDEEDEDDEITFSRRISPAPVCGAARNDLLWPSDKRQLKVRFLNDGTSGDSDIRVQFNDKESCSYLARDAERYPNKPTLWINRSTTIKSAEKRRQWLQRTILHEFGHALGMEHEHGHPDCRADWNWRVLQAKTGWTAEKVQHNYKKHQSPRIKLAPYDKHSIMHYRIEIGDTHNKIQPVPLNSVLSDGDKKFLMALYPLPITSKPTPKPTRTPVVAPARKPVVAPTPAKPAVITTGKPVQKPTPGTSLVTVPETKPQTNVTGNRQVSGTVGTVSTVTQPLTPYTHSVSYHGQGPSASVVVKNGGQGQNASIVVNCQGPGASVQVVNGNCSIQVTSGQAAWQPAPVVNRMHVQSCCCCCSCNGFYGDGMATVPMVPMVPMVPVMPVMPVMPVMPMVYGNVLHYAGH; translated from the exons ATGACCAAACCCGGGCTATGGGACCGCTCTAAACGTCGCTTGAAGTCCTATGTTGCCCGTACCAAGTTGAGGATAGCCGCCGCCCTTATTAGCTCCACCAACGACTCTGAGTTTTCAGAAGACGACTATGACTCTGACGAGtacgatgatgacgactcTGAAgatagtgatgatgacgatgaggaagatgaggatgatgagatcaCATTCTCACGGCGCATATCCCCAGCGCCGGTATGCGGAGCAGCTAGAAACGACCTCTTGTGGCCCTCCGATAAGCGCCAGCTGAAAGTGCGCTTCCTTAACG ACGGAACTTCTGGCGACTCGGACATCCGCGTCCAGTTCAACGACAAGGAGTCTTGTAGCTACCTTGCCCGCGATGCAGAGCGTTACCCCAATAAGCCCACCTTATGGATTAATCGGTCGACGACAATAAAATCGGCggaaaaaagaaggcagTGGCTCCAGCGCACAATATTGCATGAGTTTGGTCATGCGTTGGGCATGGAGCACGAACACGGACATCCAGACTGTCGTGCCGACTGGAACTGGAGGGTCCTACAGGCAAAGACAGGATGGACTGCGGAAAAGGTGCAGCATAATTACAAGAAACATCAGTCCCCACGAATAAAGCTCGCACCGTACGACAAACACTCCATCATGCATTACCGGATAGAGATTGGAGATACGCATAACAAAATCCAGCCCGTACCGCTAAACAGTGTCCTGTCGGATGGAGACAAGAAATTCTTGATGGCCCTCTATCCTCTCCCAATAACCTCGAAGccaacaccaaagccaacacGAACACCGGTCGTTGCCCCGGCGAG GAAACCAGTGGTAGCACCGACACCCGCCAAGCCAGCAGTGATCACAACGGGCAAACCAGTCCAGAAACCGACACCCGGCACAAGTCTGGTCACCGTCCCAGAAACCAAACCCCAGACAAACGTCACCGGCAACCGCCAGGTTTCAGGGACCGTAGGAACAGTCAGCACAGTTACGCAGCCTCTCACACCTTACACACACAGCGTTAGCTACCACGGCCAGGGACCAAGCGCCTCAGTTGTTGTCAAAAATGGCGGCCAAGGACAAAACGCCTCGATTGTTGTCAATTGTCAAGGGCCAGGTGCATCGGTTCAAGTTGTCAATGGCAACTGCAGCATACAGGTGACTTCGGGTCAAGCCGCGTGGCAACCTGCACCTGTAGTGAATCGCATGCATGTTcaaagctgctgctgttgttgttcttgcaATGGGTTCTATGGAGACGGCATGGCCACTGTGCCAATGGTGCCAATGGTGCCAATGGTGCCAGTGATGCCAGTGATGCCAGTGATGCCAGTGATGCCCATGGTATATGGCAATGTTTTGCATTATGCTGGCCATTAA
- the RPL32 gene encoding 60S ribosomal protein L32 (COG:J; EggNog:ENOG503P2W4) — protein sequence MVAAKKHVPIVKKRTKRFTRHQSDRFMRVDSAWRKPKGIDNRVRRRFKSNLAMPSIGYGSNKKTRHMMPSGHKAFLVSNVRDVELLLMHNKTYAAEIAHNVSSRKRIEIIARAKQLSVKVTNAKAKVTTEV from the exons ATGGTTGCCGCCAAGAAGCACGTCCCGATCGTCAAGAAGC GCACGAAGCGCTTCACCCGCCACCAGAGTGACCGGTTCATGCGGGTGGACTCGGCCTGGCGCAAGCCCAAGGGTATCGACAACAGAGTCCGCAGACGGTTCAAGAGCAACCTTGCTATGCCCTCG ATCGGCTATGGCTCCAACAAGAAGACCCGCCACATGATGCCCTCCGGCCACAAGGCCTTCCTCGTCAGCAACGTCCGTGAcgtcgagctcctcctcatgcACAACAAGACCTATGCTGCCGA GATCGCCCACAACGTCTCTTCCAGAAAGCGCATCGAGATCATTGCCAGAGCCAAGCAATTATCCGTCAAGGTCACCaacgccaaggccaaggtcaCCACCGAGGTCTAA
- the XDJ1 gene encoding DnaJ-like protein xdj1 (COG:O; EggNog:ENOG503NXND) — translation MDGKEEDVDLYALLGVDKSASPNDIKKAYRKLALLHHPDKVSEDKRVESEAKFKAITQAYEILRDDEKRELYDTHGMAAFDPSRGGGPGGPGMDMNDILSQMFGMGGMGGMPGGGRGMPRRPRRSPDEEQAYKVTLEELYKGKTVKFAAEKQVVCSQCKGSGAKEKVAPNPCEKCRGQGVREILRPFGPGLARQEIIRCDHCEGSGNYYKEKDRCKKCKGKRTVKEKKALELYIDRGSMQGDRIVLQGEADQLPDQTPGDLIFHLVEEPHDVFTRIGHDLSADLNVTLAEALTGFSRVVVKHLDGRGIHINYPRGKVLRPGQVLKVEGEGMPHKRGEAKGDLYLVVKIEFPKDGWLESDDDHEALKKLLPPPGSPIAADEIDDVEFTDDADIEEMGAHQGDPRYSGGEWEEDEDDGEGGPQCATQ, via the exons ATGGacggcaaagaagaagatgttgATCTCTACG CTCTCCTCGGCGTAGACAAGTCTGCCAGCCCAAATGATATCAAGAAGGCCTATCGAAAG TTGGCCCTGCTACACCATCCCGACAAGGTCTCCGAAGACAAGCGTGTCGAGTCCGAGGCCAAGTTCAAGGCCATCACACAAGCATACGAGATTCTTCGCGATGACGAGAAGCGCGAACTCTACGATACCCATGGCATGGCTGCCTTTGACCCATCAAGAGGCGGCGGCCCGGGTGGTCCGGGCATGGACATGAACGACATTCTTTCCCAGATGTTCGGCATGGGCGGTATGGGTGGCATGCCCGGCGGTGGCCGTGGTATGCCCAGACGTCCCAGACGCAGCCCCGACGAAGAGCAGGCCTACAAGGTGACGCTGGAAGAACTTTATAAGGGGAAGACTGTCAAGTTCGCCGCCGAGAAGCAGGTTGTGTGCAGCCAGTGCAAGGGCAGCGGTGcgaaggagaaggttgcGCCAAATCCATGCGAGAAGTGCCGCGGTCAGGGTGTCAGAGAGATTCTCCGCCCATTCGGCCCAGGTCTCGCTCGTCAAGAAATTATTCGTTGCGACCACTGCGAGGGCTCGGGCAACTACtacaaggagaaggacaggTGCAAGAAGTGCAAGGGCAAGCGGActgtcaaggagaagaaggcgctGGAGCTCTACATCGACCGTGGCTCCATGCAAGGAGACCGCATCGTGCTCCAAGGCGAGGCAGACCAATTGCCAGACCAAACCCCCGGCGATTTGATCTTCCACCTTGTCGAGGAGCCCCATGACGTCTTCACCCGTATCGGTCACGATCTCTCGGCCGACCTCAATGTCACGCTTGCTGAGGCTCTCACCGGCTTCTCTCGCGTTGTGGTcaagcaccttgatggcagAGGTATTCACATCAACTACCCTCGCGGCAAGGTCCTCCGCCCCGGCCAGGTTCTCaaggtcgagggcgagggcatGCCTCACAAGCGCGGTGAGGCCAAGGGTGACCTGTACCTTGTTGTCAAGATTGAGTTCCCCAAGGACGGCTGGCTCGAGAGTGACGACGACCACGAGGCGCTGAAGAagcttctccctcctccaggaTCCCCTATTGCTGCTGACGAAATTGATGACGTCGAATTCACGGACGATGCGGACATTGAAGAG ATGGGCGCACACCAAGGAGACCCCAGATACAGCggcggggagtgggaggaagacgaggatgacggtGAGGGCGGCCCCCAGTGCGCTACCCAGTAA
- the MSE1 gene encoding Glutamate--tRNA ligase mitochondrial (BUSCO:EOG09260XH5; COG:J; EggNog:ENOG503NV5D) translates to MRGNSLPGQQLWSAYGRWKALTSLRRSQEASHIFQQRLCFSCSSKLSHNPDRQARENRVQLPDTPCRTRFAPSPTGYLHLGSLRTALFNYLLARATGGQFVLRIEDTDQSRLVPDAESKLYEDLKWAGLSWDEGPDVNGPFGPYRQSERLPLYHQHAAELLAEGKAYRCFCTPEALEEHKRIANAAGQPTLYPGTCSHISPAESEERAHKGEKFAIRFRSAKTPTAVRDIVYNHFRKKEFEDDYIIIKRDGFPTYHFANVVDDKHMEITHVIRGAEWLISTPKHVELYNAFGWAPPQFGHLGLLVDENRQKLSKRHSGVSMTWYQEHGILPQTLLNFVALLGWRGRDAAATGGAKKKSGPNGDVMSLDEMVDIFNLKFSKGDIIVSLSKLSFLQTQHLKLLPQTLPSNPSLLADLQTRHITPFMDFLSSVESLRSRSPSPEFPSSLGLHLLGDRIPNPRIFSAPYVADLVQIILKSQAHLAKSTTNPPTTPEGNLVPCEHNHPRTPPAFFPLRYLYWTLSPSALRSSLETSCIDISTVTVNSQPCSLSQAVDWLIGELKGISEEEWTKEYISLFLAQRKEAIGFKEGEKVTRNTWKICRWAVLAGEEGLTVPLSMEVLGKEETVRRLEAAGEVAKEGGGGDGGDAFAAGVVGEGALGAAGAGTGKGGEVEAGSWTDVLPDIEMGDIILEMEKKKNDCVRRKRDGKSQKGRGELVGSAWSWRCKASVCHRRQYSVSCINK, encoded by the exons ATGAGAGGAAACAGCCTCCCGGGGCAGCAGCTGTGGTCAGCATACGGCCGGTGGAAAGCCCTCACCTCACTGAGGCGATCGCAAGAAGCATCACACATATTTCAGCAAAGATTATGTTTTTCATGCTCTTCGAAGCTCTCTCACAACCCAGACCGGCAAGCTCGTGAGAACAGGGTCCAGCTCCCCGACACACCATGTCGTACCCGATTTGCGCCTTCACCAACGGGATATCTTCACCTAGGTTCATTAAGAACTGCCTTGTTCAACTACCTCCTTGCCAGAGCTACTGGTGGTCAGTTTGTGTTGCGCATTGAAGACACAGACCAG AGCCGACTTGTACCAGATGCAGAGTCCAAGCTGTATGAAGACCTGAAATGGGCTGGTCTTTCATGGGATGAAG GCCCCGATGTAAACGGGCCATTTGGTCCGTACAGACAA TCTGAAAGATTGCCCCTTTACCATCAACATGCCGCCGAGCTCCTGGCTGAAGGTAAAGCCTACCGGTGCTTCTGCACACCCGAAGCCCTGGAAGAACACAAGAGGATCGCAAATGCAGCCGGACAGCCGACTTTGTACCCTGGGACATGCAGTCACATCTCACCTGCCGAGTCAGAGGAGAGGGCACACAAAGGCGAGAAGTTTGCCATCAGATTCAGAAGCGCAAAGACCCCTACGGCTGTGAGAGACATCGTCTACAACCACTTCAGGAAAAAGGAGTTTGAAGATGActacatcatcatcaagagAGATGGATTTCCGACTTATCACTTTGCCAATGTGGTGGACGATAAACACATGGAGATCACGCATGTGATCAGGGGCGCT GAATGGCTCATTTCTACACCCAAACACGTCGAGCTCTACAATGCTTTTGGCTGGGCTCCCCCACAGTTCGGTCATCtgggtttgttggttgatgaGAACCGCCAAAAACTCAGCAAACGCCACAGTGGTGTCAGTATGACTTGGTATCAAGAGCACGGAATCTTACCCCAGACCCTACTGAATTTTGTGGCCCTGTTGGGCTGGCGCGGACGggacgccgccgccaccgggGGTGCCAAAAAGAAGTCCGGCCCCAACGGAGACGTCATGAGTCTGGACGAGATGGTTGACATT TTCAACCTCAAATTCTCCAAAGGCGACATCAtcgtctccctctccaagctctccttcctccaaacccagcaCCTaaaactcctcccccaaaccttACCGTCCAACCCGTCCCTGCTCGCCGACCTGCAAACTCGGCACATCACCCCCTTTATGGACTTTTTATCCTCGGTCGAGTCCCTCCGCTCCcggtccccctcccccgagtttccttcttccctcggcctccacctcctcggcgaCCGGATCCCCAATCCAAGAATCTTTTCGGCCCCGTACGTGGCTGACCTGGTGCAGATAATCCTCAAGTCTCAAGCCCACCTAGCAAAGTCTACCACTaaccctcccaccaccccagagGGGAATCTCGTCCCTTGTGAGCACAATCACCCCCGTACACCCCCGGCGTTTTTCCCCCTGCGGTATCTATACTGGACTTTATCCCCTTCTGCCCTGCGATCGTCTCTTGAAACCTCCTGCATTGACATCTCTACTGTCACGGTCAACTCGCAACCTTGTTCGTTGAGTCAGGCTGTTGATTGGTTGATTGGTGAGTTGAAGGGTATttctgaggaggagtggACAAAGGAGTATATCTCCCTGTTTTTGGCCCAGAGAAAAGAGGCGATTGGGTttaaggagggggagaaggtgacTAGGAACACGTGGAAGATATGTCGGTGGGCGGTtttggctggggaggaggggttgacgGTGCCGCTTAGTATGGAGGTTttgggcaaggaggagacggtgaggaggttggaggctgcgggggaggtggcgaaggagggtggtggtggtgatgggggtgatgcttttgctgctggggttgtgggggagggggcgttGGGGGCGGCCGGTGCTGGTACTGgcaagggaggggaggtggaggcggggtCGTGGACGGATGTGCTGCCTGATATTGAGATGGGGGATATCATCTTGGA gatggagaaaaagaaaaacgatTGtgtgagaagaaaaagagatggGAAAAGTCAAAAGGGGCGTGGGGAATTGGTGGGATCGGCCTGGTCCTGGCGCTGTAAAGCTTCGGTTTGTCATCGCCGGCAGTATTCAGTCAGCtgtataaataaataa
- the RRI1 gene encoding COP9 signalosome catalytic subunit rri1 (BUSCO:EOG09263RDD; COG:O; COG:T; MEROPS:MER0122119; EggNog:ENOG503NUK7), with amino-acid sequence MELPLTDKLTSNHLDALYSYTHFTSNQPPSHTGDHASKPWVQDPQYFKSVRISPVALLKMVMHARSGGSLEVMGMMQGFIDRSTFVVTDAFRLPVEGTETRVNAQGEADEYLVQYLSGCREESRQENVVGWYHSHPGYGCWLSGIDVETQKLQQLQGPMVAIVVDPDRTVAGGKVDIGAFRTFPENYTGGSGSGGSGGGGDKSVPLGKMEDFGAHASKYYALEVEHFKSTLDNKLLDALWNKYWVGTLAGNPLLTNRDFASSQMRDLGGKVREVVGGSGGRQGGGRLAGTGVPLGGGGGGGGGSSSKARGQDLDKIIRDVGQVAVKERAGLMAAEVKESIFGGLRERAKMGGCGCKHE; translated from the exons ATGG AACTCCCACTCACCGACAAGCTCACCTCCAACCACCTCGACGCCCTCTACTCGTACACGCACTTCACCTcgaaccaacccccctcccacacagGCGACCACGCGTCCAAACCCTGGGTCCAAGACCCCCAGTACTTCAAATCCGTCCGCATCTCCCCCGTCGCGCTCCTCAAGATGGTCATGCACGCCCGCTCGGGCGGCTCGCTCGAGGTGATGGGCATGATGCAAGGCTTCATCGACCGGTCGACCTTTGTCGTCACGGACGCGTTCCGCCTGCCGGTCGAGGGGACAGAGACTAGAGTGAATGCGCAGGGGGAGGCGGACGAGTATCTGGTTCAGTATCTGAGCGGGTGCAGGGAGGAGAGCAGGCAGGAGAATGTGGTTGGGTGGTATCACTCGCACCCGGGGTACGGGTGCTGGCTGAGCGGGATTGACGTTGAGACGCAGAAGCTGCAGCAGCTGCAGGGACCGATGGTAGCGATTGTGGTTGATCCTGACCGGACGGTGgcgggggggaaggtggatATTGGGGCTTTTAGGACTTTTCCGGAGAATTATACTGGAGGGTCTGGGTCGGGAGGgtcagggggaggaggggataaGAGTGTGCCgttggggaagatggaggattTTGGAGCGCATGCGAGTAAATATTAtgctttggaggtggagcaTTTCAAGAGCACGTTGGATAATAAGCTGTTGGATGCGCTGTGGAATAAGTATTGGGTTGGGACGCTGGCGGGGAATCCGTTGTTGACGAATAGGGATTTTGCGAGTAGTCAGAtgagggatttggggggaaaggtgagggaggttgttgggggttcTGGGGGGAGgcagggtggtgggaggttggcggggacgggggttccgttgggtggtggtggtggtggtggtgggggaagcTCGTCGAAGGCACGGGGGCAGGATCTGGACAAGATTATTCGGGATGTTGGACAGGTTGCCGTTAAGGAGAGGGCCgggttgatggcggcggaggtgaaggagagtatttttggggggttgagggagagggcgaagatggggggttgtgggtgtAAGCATGAGTAG